Proteins co-encoded in one Candidatus Blochmannia sp. SNP genomic window:
- a CDS encoding HPr family phosphocarrier protein — MYQKETVITAANGLHTRPATQFVKEAKNFNSEITVISNGKKASAKSLFKLQALGLSKGSIVIISAHGVDAEQAVQHLIKFIAELK; from the coding sequence ATGTATCAAAAAGAAACTGTGATTACCGCTGCCAATGGTTTACATACTCGCCCAGCTACTCAATTTGTAAAAGAAGCAAAAAACTTTAATTCTGAAATTACAGTAATCTCTAATGGAAAAAAAGCAAGTGCTAAAAGTTTATTTAAACTGCAAGCACTAGGATTAAGTAAAGGTTCTATAGTTATTATTTCTGCTCATGGCGTAGACGCAGAACAAGCAGTTCAGCACTTAATTAAATTCATTGCTGAACTTAAATAA
- the cysK gene encoding cysteine synthase A, with product MYKIYQDNSYTIGHTPLVRLNKIGNGHIMVKIESRNPSFSVKCRIGANMIWDAEKRNLLKSNTKLIEATSGNTGIALAYVAAARHYKLTLTMPETMSIERRKLIKALGAEIILTEGNDGMKGAIAKAKEIVSSDPKRYLLLQQFSNPANPEIHEKTTGPEIWNDSNGQIDILVAGVGTGGTITGIGRFFKKNIKKNKKIIIVAVEPDNSPVITQTLSGQKINPAPHKIQGIGAGFIPKNLDLTLIDHVETVSIDAAISYAKHLMEKEGILAGISSGAALAAAIELQKNKIYETKNIVVILPSSSERYLSTVLFSNL from the coding sequence ATGTACAAAATCTATCAAGATAATTCTTATACTATCGGTCATACTCCATTAGTCCGCCTTAATAAAATTGGAAATGGACATATTATGGTTAAGATAGAATCTAGAAATCCTAGCTTTAGTGTTAAATGTCGTATTGGCGCTAATATGATTTGGGATGCAGAAAAAAGAAACCTATTAAAATCAAATACAAAACTGATAGAAGCAACAAGCGGCAATACTGGTATTGCTCTAGCCTACGTAGCAGCTGCACGTCACTACAAATTAACTTTAACCATGCCAGAAACAATGAGCATTGAACGCCGTAAATTAATTAAAGCCTTAGGCGCTGAAATTATATTAACAGAAGGAAATGATGGAATGAAAGGAGCTATTGCTAAAGCAAAAGAGATCGTTTCTTCTGATCCTAAACGTTATCTATTATTACAGCAATTTAGTAATCCTGCAAATCCAGAAATTCATGAAAAAACAACAGGACCTGAAATTTGGAACGACTCTAATGGACAGATAGACATACTTGTAGCTGGAGTTGGCACAGGCGGCACTATCACCGGGATTGGAAGATTTTTTAAAAAAAATATAAAGAAAAATAAAAAAATAATTATCGTAGCAGTAGAACCAGACAATTCTCCAGTCATCACTCAAACACTATCTGGTCAAAAAATAAATCCAGCACCACACAAAATTCAGGGCATTGGCGCTGGATTTATTCCAAAAAATCTTGACTTAACTTTAATTGATCACGTAGAAACAGTAAGCATAGACGCAGCTATTAGCTATGCCAAACATTTGATGGAAAAAGAAGGAATTTTAGCTGGAATTTCTTCAGGTGCTGCATTGGCAGCTGCTATAGAACTACAAAAAAACAAAATCTACGAAACTAAAAATATAGTAGTCATACTACCATCATCCAGCGAGCGATATTTAAGTACTGTATTATTTTCAAACTTATAA
- the cysA gene encoding sulfate/thiosulfate ABC transporter ATP-binding protein CysA, giving the protein MSIEIDGINKFFGHDKVLTNISLHIESGEIIALLGPSGSGKTTLLRIIAGLEYHNSGCLRFRGKDVSQLSARDRHVGFVFQNYALFRHMTVSDNVSFGIRMLPRHKRPNSHAINKKVMQLLTMVQLEGLGNRYPEQLSGGQKQRVALARSLAIEPEILLLDEPFGALDTQVRKGLRRWLRRLHSEFKFTSVFVTHDQEEAMEVANRIVVMNRGIIEQIGTPKDIWCVPATRFVLEFLSEVNCLQGMVCGSELSIGSYHWSLPYVPAFQGKVELFFRPWEMDISKESNVLHPLPAKIVNVSLHGFYWQLSVEPLGWHQDLLTIILGIGDIFGIPECGSCCYLSGRNARLFSEEIAQL; this is encoded by the coding sequence ATGAGTATTGAAATAGACGGGATAAATAAATTTTTTGGTCATGACAAAGTGCTAACTAATATTTCTTTACATATCGAATCTGGAGAAATTATAGCATTATTAGGTCCATCTGGTTCTGGAAAGACAACATTATTACGTATTATTGCTGGATTGGAATATCATAATAGTGGTTGTTTACGTTTTAGAGGTAAAGACGTAAGTCAACTTAGTGCACGTGATCGTCATGTTGGTTTTGTTTTTCAAAATTATGCTTTATTTCGTCATATGACAGTATCGGATAATGTTTCTTTTGGCATAAGAATGTTACCACGTCATAAACGTCCCAATTCTCATGCAATTAATAAAAAAGTTATGCAGTTGTTGACTATGGTACAATTAGAAGGTTTAGGAAATAGATATCCTGAGCAACTTTCTGGAGGGCAAAAACAACGTGTAGCCTTAGCTCGTTCTTTAGCAATTGAACCAGAAATCTTGTTATTAGATGAACCTTTTGGAGCATTGGATACTCAAGTTAGAAAAGGATTACGTCGTTGGCTTCGCAGATTGCATAGTGAATTTAAATTTACTAGTGTTTTTGTTACACATGATCAAGAAGAAGCGATGGAAGTTGCTAATAGGATAGTAGTTATGAATCGAGGTATTATTGAGCAGATAGGTACACCTAAAGATATTTGGTGTGTACCAGCTACTCGTTTTGTTCTAGAGTTTTTAAGTGAAGTTAATTGTCTACAAGGAATGGTATGTGGTTCAGAATTATCTATTGGGTCTTATCATTGGTCTTTACCATACGTGCCTGCTTTTCAGGGAAAAGTAGAATTATTTTTTCGTCCGTGGGAAATGGATATTAGTAAAGAATCTAATGTATTGCATCCATTACCAGCTAAGATTGTTAATGTTAGTTTACATGGATTTTATTGGCAGTTAAGTGTAGAGCCTTTGGGTTGGCACCAAGATTTATTGACTATAATTTTAGGAATTGGGGATATTTTTGGTATCCCAGAATGCGGATCATGTTGTTATTTAAGCGGGCGTAATGCGCGATTATTTTCAGAAGAAATAGCACAATTGTAA
- the cysT gene encoding sulfate/thiosulfate ABC transporter permease CysT: MLFFSVKYVLPGFGIAFGSSLLFICLILLLPLSALMMQLSQMNFSQYWDIITDPALLVSYKITLLSAGSATLFNAVFGMLVSWVITRYQFPGKKLLDALIDLPFALPTAVAGLTLATLFSTSGWYGSWLSRVGITVSYTWIGISIAMIFTSIPFVVRTVQPVLEEFAEEYEEVAKTLGADHWQIFYNIIFPELAPAWLSGVVLSFIRSLGEFGAVIFIAGNIAWKNEVISLIIFIRLQEFDYPAASAIASVILIVSLLLLLFTNMFQLRINRRLKGS; encoded by the coding sequence ATGTTATTTTTTTCAGTTAAATATGTATTACCTGGATTTGGTATAGCTTTTGGCAGCAGTTTATTATTTATTTGCTTGATTTTATTATTACCTTTAAGTGCATTAATGATGCAACTATCTCAAATGAATTTTTCTCAATATTGGGATATAATTACAGATCCAGCATTATTAGTATCCTATAAAATTACTTTATTATCTGCTGGATCAGCAACATTATTTAATGCTGTATTTGGTATGTTAGTATCATGGGTAATAACCAGATATCAATTTCCTGGTAAAAAATTATTAGATGCATTAATAGATTTGCCTTTTGCTTTACCTACTGCAGTAGCAGGATTAACTTTAGCAACATTATTTTCAACATCAGGTTGGTATGGAAGTTGGTTATCTCGAGTAGGTATTACAGTATCATATACATGGATAGGAATATCTATTGCTATGATTTTTACAAGTATTCCATTTGTAGTACGTACGGTGCAGCCAGTATTAGAAGAGTTTGCTGAAGAATACGAAGAAGTAGCAAAGACTCTTGGAGCTGATCATTGGCAAATTTTTTATAATATAATTTTTCCGGAATTGGCACCAGCTTGGTTATCTGGTGTAGTGTTATCTTTTATCCGAAGCTTAGGTGAATTTGGTGCAGTCATTTTTATTGCAGGAAATATTGCATGGAAGAATGAGGTAATATCTTTAATTATTTTTATTCGTTTACAAGAATTTGATTATCCAGCAGCTAGCGCTATTGCTTCTGTAATTTTGATTGTTTCTTTATTATTATTATTATTTACTAATATGTTTCAATTACGAATAAATCGGAGGCTTAAGGGATCTTAG
- the ptsI gene encoding phosphoenolpyruvate-protein phosphotransferase PtsI — MISGTSVSPGIAFGKALLLKEKKILINSKKIAIGSIEQEINRFISGRTETSRQLKEIKNKIKKQLDSKKEAIFEGHIILLEDEELEQDIITLIKEELFSADAAVYSVIETQAKALEKLEDEYLKERATDVRDIGNRLLKNILGIPIIDLNTITEEVIIIAVDLSPSETAQLNLKKVLGFITDAGGKTSHTSIMARSLELPAIVGTGIITKQVSNGDFIILDALNNKIYINPTPNIIKNINILKEKYISEKYELTKFKHLPAITLDKHQVRICANISGAIHDIIRAKENGAEGIGLYRTEFLFMNRNALPTEEEQFKAYKKAAESMINQAVIIRIMDIGGDKNLPYMHLPNEENPFLGWRAIRIMLDRKDILHTQLRAILRASFFGKLRIMYPMIISVEEIKTLNTELNLLKKQLHKEGKKFDENIKVGIMIETPAAAIIAHHLIKEVDFFSIGTNDLTQYTLAVDRGNKLISHLYNPISPSILILIKQVIEASHSEGKWTAMCGEMAGDERTTLLLLGMGLDEFSMSSVSIPQIKKIIRNSYYHDAKKIAKKALNHPTTESIMHLLMQHKQ, encoded by the coding sequence ATGATTTCAGGAACTTCAGTATCACCTGGCATCGCCTTCGGCAAAGCGTTGCTATTAAAAGAAAAAAAAATTCTCATTAATTCAAAAAAAATCGCTATTGGTTCTATTGAACAAGAAATAAATCGGTTTATTTCTGGACGCACTGAAACTTCTAGACAATTAAAAGAAATTAAAAATAAAATAAAAAAACAATTAGATTCAAAGAAAGAAGCTATCTTTGAAGGCCATATCATATTACTAGAAGATGAAGAACTTGAACAAGATATCATCACTCTTATTAAAGAAGAACTATTTAGCGCAGATGCTGCTGTGTATTCGGTGATTGAAACTCAAGCAAAAGCCTTAGAAAAACTAGAAGATGAATATTTGAAAGAACGTGCCACCGACGTACGAGATATTGGAAATCGTTTATTGAAAAATATTTTAGGCATTCCAATTATCGACTTAAACACAATTACTGAAGAAGTAATTATTATTGCTGTAGATCTTAGTCCATCAGAAACAGCTCAATTAAATTTAAAAAAAGTGTTAGGATTTATTACCGATGCCGGAGGGAAAACTTCGCATACCTCTATCATGGCTCGTTCTTTAGAATTACCAGCCATTGTAGGAACTGGTATTATTACAAAACAAGTTTCTAATGGAGACTTTATAATACTTGATGCCTTAAATAATAAAATTTACATTAATCCAACTCCAAACATCATTAAAAATATCAATATATTAAAAGAAAAATATATTTCTGAAAAATATGAATTAACTAAATTCAAACACCTTCCAGCAATTACTCTTGACAAACATCAAGTACGGATATGTGCCAATATTAGCGGTGCAATACACGATATAATTAGAGCCAAAGAAAACGGAGCTGAAGGCATAGGATTATATAGAACTGAATTTTTATTTATGAATCGTAATGCATTACCTACAGAAGAAGAACAATTTAAAGCTTATAAAAAAGCAGCTGAATCAATGATTAATCAAGCTGTAATCATACGTATTATGGATATTGGAGGTGATAAAAATTTACCTTACATGCATCTTCCAAACGAAGAGAATCCATTTCTTGGATGGCGGGCAATTCGCATAATGTTAGATAGAAAAGATATACTGCATACCCAATTACGTGCTATCTTACGCGCTTCATTTTTCGGTAAATTACGCATAATGTATCCTATGATTATTTCTGTAGAAGAAATAAAAACTTTAAATACAGAACTAAATTTATTAAAAAAACAACTACATAAAGAAGGAAAAAAATTTGACGAAAATATTAAAGTAGGAATTATGATCGAAACTCCTGCTGCTGCAATTATCGCTCATCATTTGATTAAAGAAGTAGATTTTTTCAGTATTGGAACCAATGATTTGACACAATACACTCTCGCCGTAGATCGTGGCAACAAATTAATATCTCATTTATATAATCCCATATCTCCATCTATTTTAATATTAATCAAACAAGTAATTGAAGCTTCACATTCTGAAGGGAAATGGACAGCTATGTGTGGAGAAATGGCGGGAGATGAACGCACTACTTTACTATTACTAGGAATGGGATTAGATGAGTTTAGTATGAGTTCCGTATCTATTCCACAAATAAAAAAAATAATCCGCAATTCGTACTATCACGATGCGAAGAAAATAGCAAAAAAAGCGTTAAATCATCCAACTACAGAATCAATAATGCATTTACTTATGCAGCACAAACAATAA
- a CDS encoding sulfate ABC transporter permease, which translates to MINIFNNYVNRNNNCIRHITLNQWVLIILAMFISSVLLLVPLIVIFVSAFSEGLKVVRINLIDKDMVHAIFLTVIVVLFTVPINIFFGVLMAWLVTRFKFYGRQFLLVFLNIPIAVSPVIAGLLYLLLYTNNNVIVNWLDLHNIQIIFTWLGVVLVTIFVTCPFVVHELVPVMVNRGRQEDEAAVLLGASGWMMFRYVTFPNIRWALLYGAILTNARAIGEFGAVSIVSGLIRGETYTLSLYVELLYQDYNTVGAFIAASLLASISIVMLFIKNYLQSRLKHV; encoded by the coding sequence GTGATAAATATATTTAATAATTATGTCAATAGGAATAATAATTGTATTCGTCATATTACATTGAACCAATGGGTTTTAATTATCTTGGCTATGTTTATATCATCAGTGTTATTGTTAGTTCCTTTAATTGTGATTTTTGTATCTGCTTTTTCAGAAGGATTAAAAGTAGTTAGAATAAATTTGATTGATAAAGATATGGTGCACGCAATTTTTTTAACGGTTATTGTAGTGTTATTTACTGTACCTATTAATATATTTTTTGGGGTATTGATGGCTTGGTTAGTAACTCGTTTTAAATTTTATGGAAGGCAATTTTTATTAGTTTTTTTAAATATACCTATTGCTGTTTCTCCGGTAATTGCTGGATTGTTATATTTGTTACTTTATACAAATAATAATGTAATAGTAAATTGGCTGGATTTACATAATATACAAATAATATTCACATGGTTAGGAGTAGTGTTAGTTACTATTTTTGTCACCTGTCCTTTTGTAGTACATGAGCTTGTTCCGGTGATGGTAAATAGAGGCAGACAAGAAGATGAGGCGGCAGTACTTCTTGGGGCTTCTGGTTGGATGATGTTTCGTTATGTTACTTTTCCAAATATCCGTTGGGCTTTGTTATATGGAGCCATCTTGACTAATGCTCGTGCTATTGGTGAATTTGGAGCAGTATCTATAGTATCAGGGTTGATACGTGGAGAAACATATACTTTATCATTATATGTAGAATTATTATATCAAGATTATAATACTGTTGGTGCATTTATTGCCGCATCATTATTAGCTTCTATTTCAATTGTTATGTTATTTATAAAGAATTATTTACAAAGTCGTTTGAAACATGTATGA